The sequence below is a genomic window from Mycobacterium sp. ITM-2016-00316.
ACCCGGCGATCATAGGTGATGCCCGGATGAGAGCGACGTCACGCACCCTCGGCGTCTTCGTCGAACCGCTCGGCGCCCCCGGCCTGCGGAATCGGCTTGACCCAGTACATCTGCAGGTCCTCGGGCACCCCGCTGGGCTTGGCCGCGAACAGTTGCCTGCGCACCTTCTTCACCGTCACCCCGAGCGCCGCCAGGTCGCCGTTCTCGGTGATGCGTTCCAGCGTCGGGTGCGAGATGACCAGGCCACCCCTGGTGGCGCGTTCCATCACCCGGGCGGCGATGTTGACGTCGACGCCGAGCCAGTCCGAACCGATCCGCTGGGGATGGCCGGTGTGGATGCCGGCCCGCATGCGCGGGGTGTACCCGTCCACCTCGACGTTGCTGACCGCCTCCAGGGCAACCAGCACCGCGCGGACCGCGGTCTCGGGATCCCGGAACACCGCCATGGCGCCGTCGCCCATCCGTTTGACGATATGGCCGCCCTCGGCCAGCAGCGGAGGTTCCATCACCTGCGCGACACGCCGCAGCAGCCGCAGGGTGGCGTCGTCACCGGCGTCCAACGACCAGGCGGAGAAACCCACCAGATCGGTGAACACCAATGTCATCTCCCGGTTGGCGGGCCGGCCCGAGACACGTTCGGTCAATGCCTGCCAGACCTGCAGCGCGCCGAGGCTGACCTCGCGGGAGACGGCCTCGCGCTCGAGGAGTCGATCCGCGGCCCGGGCCGCGGCGCGCGGGCCGCCCTCACCGGCGGCCGACAGCGGGTCCCCGAATTCCGGGTCCCCGGGCAGGGCCCGCCGCGCACGCCGGATCATGGCGATGACGTTGGCGTTGTGATTTGTGGCGGAGAGCCATCCCAGCGGTCCCGGTTGACGGTACGGCGCCTCGGAGTGCTCGATCTCGCCGGTGCGTGCGGATCGTTCCTCGAACGATTCGACATCCACAACGCAACCCTAGGCGGCTGTTCTGACACCGGCAACGACGCCCGCCCTAGACGTTGCTCACACCACGGCGTCGTCGGCCGGCCGACGGTGGGTCAGCGAGCCGACTCATCGGCGACCGCCGCCGCCGCTTCGTCGATGATCGCGCGCATCGCCTGTTCGGCCAGCTTCTCCTCGCCCATCCTGATGGCGCGGGCCACCTCGTCATGGAGAGCGATCGCCGCGAGGTTGGGCCGCTCGGGCATCATCCCGTGATGGGTCCGGCCGGTGAGCAGTTCGGCGACGACGCCATTGAGCGCCCGGAACATCTCGTTGCCGCTGGCCTCCAACAGCGCTTGGTGAAACATCTTGTCCGCCAGCAGGTACGCGTCCAGGTCGCCCGATCGCCCGTGCACGACCATGTCGGATACCGCAGCCGCCATGATCCGGCACTGATGCGGGGTGGCCCGGCGGGCAGCCAATGCGGCCGCCGCGGGTTCGAATCCGACGCGCAGCTCCGACAGGGAGGCCAGCTGGGCGGCGCGGTCGCCGACATCGAGCCGCCAGCGGATCACCTCCGGGTCGAAGACGTTCCATTTCTCCGCGGGTTGGACGGTGATCCCGACCCGACGCCGCGATTCGACCAGCCCCATCGACTCCAGCACCCGAATCACCTCACGGGCAACGCTGCGCGACATCTCGTGCTCGGCGCTCACACCGTCGAGTGTGAGTACCCGACCGGGCGGGTACTGCCCCGACACGATGGCCGTTCCCAGTGCAGCCAGCAGGCTGCCGTGGAGAGCGCCGGCCCTCGGACGATCGCGCATAAACAGATGATGTCAGACGCATGCTGCCGGCGAAAGTGATCCATTCCCGAAGAATTTCTTGCAATCGTATGACGATTGAGACAAGATGTGTGACGTCACACACAGAAGAGGCGGAGGGGCATGGCAACACCGATCGTGGTGATGGGGGTTTCGGGGTCGGGCAAGTCCACCGTCGGCGCGGCGCTGGCCCAGCGGCTGCGGGTGCCGTTTGCCGATGCCGATGACTTCCATCCCCCCGCGAACATCGCAAAGATGTCGGCCGGTCACCCGCTCGACGACGATGACCGCCGGCCCTGGCTGGACTCGATCGGTGAATGGTTGGCATCGCACGGCGATGGCGGCGTGATGAGCTGCTCGGCGTTGAAACGCAGCTATCGCGACCAGCTTCGCCGGCATTGCGCCGTGATCGACTTCCTGCACCTGGAGGGATCACTGGAGACCATCGGCAGGCGGCAGGCCAGCCGGCCCGGGCACTTCATGCCCGCCGCTCTGCTCGCGTCCCAGTTCGAGACGCTCGAACCGCTCGAATCCGATGAGCACGGTGTCGCCATCGGCGTCGACCAGAGCATCGACTCGATCATCGAAAGTTACGTCACCACAACCACAGCACGCTCGACCGAGGAGGACCGATGACCAGGGGCCCGGAAATCGCAGGGAATGGAGGATCTCGTGGAGGCAATTGATCCGGCATACGGAACCACCACGCTGCTGCTGATCGCGGCCGGGGCGGTCGCGCTGTTGCTGTTCCTCATCATCAAGGTCAAGCTGCATGCCTTCGTCGCGCTGGTGCTGGTGAGTGCGCTGACGGCACTGGCGGCCGGGATCCCGGTGGCCGATGTCCCCAGCGCCCTGTCCTTCGGTTTCTCCAACACGCTCGGCTCGGTGGCCCTGCTGGTCGGTTTCGGCGTCATGATCGGCCGGCTCCTGGAAATCACCGGCGGTGCACAGGTACTCGCCGACACGCTGATCGGCCGGTTCGGCGAGAAACGGGCGCCGTTGGCGCTCGGCGTGGCCGCGCTGCTCTTCGGCTTCCCCATCTTCTTCGACGCCGGACTGGTCGTCTTCCTCCCGATCATCATGACGGTGGCACGTCGCTTCGGCGGCTCGATGCTGCTCTACGCGTTCCCGGCGGCCGGGGCGTTCGCGGCCATGCACGCGTTGGTTCCACCGCATCCGGGGCCGGTGGCGGCCGCGGAGTTGCTCGGCGCCAACATCGGACTCACCTTGATCGTCGGTGCGCCGGTCGCCGTCGCATCCTGGTACGTGGGCGCCTACCTGGTGTCCCAGGCGATCGGGCGGCGAGTACACGTCGACATCCCCGCCTCGCTGTTCGGCGAGATCAACGGCGGACGCGATATCGCCGCCGACACCGAAGACGGCGCCCCGTCGACCGCTGGGACCACAGGCACGGCCACCCGCACCGTGCCCAGCTTCGCCACCGTGCTGGGGATCTTGTTGCTGCCCTTCGTGTTGATCTCGTTCAACACCGTGGTCAACACCTTGATGACCGCCGGTGTCATCGAGGAGGGCGCCACCTGGGCCGAATACCTCAAGCTGCTCGGCACCACCTCGATCGCGCTGCTGATCACCGTGATCGTGGCGACCCTGGTGCTGGGGCTGCGGGGCCGCTCGATGGCCGATGTCAGCGACATCTTGGACAACGCGCTCGGTCCGATCTGCGCGATCATCCTCATCACGGGCGCGGGCGGCATGTTCGGTGGTGTGCTCCGGTTGAGCGGTATCGGCGACGCCCTGAGCAGTTCTCTGTCGAATCTCGGCATCTCGCTCATCCTGCAGGCGTTCCTCATCTCCACCCTGCTACGCGTCGCGCAGGGCTCGGCGACCGTCGCGTTGACGACGACGGCCGGCCTGCTCAGCGCCGCCGTCGCCGCGGCCGACCTCAGCAGTCTCCAGCTCACCGCACTGGTGATGGCGATCGCCGCCGGGGCAACGGTGCTGTCCCACGTCAACGACTCGGGGTTCTGGTTGGTCAGCCGGTTCTTCGGCATGGATGTCAAGACGACGCTCAAGACCTGGACGGTCATGGAGACGACCCTCGGCCTCAGCGCCTTCGCGATCAGCCTGGGGTTGTGGGCGATCGCGTGAGGGGGATCCCGCACCGCAGATCGCGAGCGCGTGGAGGCTCGGTAGCCAACGCATAACGGCGGCCCGCCACACCGCGAGGGCGTATAGACAACGTGCGTTGTCAAGCATATGGTCGGCAGATCCGTAGTTTTCAAGGCTCGACGAGGACGCCATGACTGCTGCACCGCAAGATTCCACGCCGTCGATCGAGCACGCGGCAATCCCTCTCGGTCCCGATTCACTGACCTGGAAGTACTTCGGCGACCTCCGCACCGGACTGTTGGGCGTCTGGATCGGCTCGATCCAGAACATGTATCCCGAGCTCGGTGCGGGCGTCGAGGACCACTCGATCCTGCTGCGCGAGCCGCTGCAGCGGGTGGCGAGGTCCGTGTACCCGATCATGGGGGTGGTCTACGACGGCGACCGTGCCGCCGAGACCGGCGCCCAGATCAAGGGGTTCCATCACGACATCAAGGGGGTCGACGGGCAGGGCCGCCGCTACCACGCGCTCAATCCCGCAACCTTCTACTGGGCGCACGCCACCTTTTTCATGCTGATCATCAAGACCGCCGACTATTTCTGTGGCGGCCTGACCGAGGCCGAGAAGCATCAGCTGTTCGATGAGCACGTGCAGTGGTACCGGATGTACGGCATGAGCATGCGCCCGGTCCCGGAGAGCTGGGAGGACTTCCTGGTCTATTGGGACCACAAGTGCCGCGAGGAGTTGGAGATCAACCGCGCCACCCTGGACATCTTCACCATCCGCATCCCTAAGCCGTGGTTCGTGCTGATGCCGACGGGTGTGTGGGACCAGCTGTTCAGGCCGATGGTCGGCGCGCAGCGCTGGGTCGCGGCCGGAGTGTTCGACGCTCCGGTGCGGGAGAAGGCCGGGATGCACTGGACACCCGGCGACGAGATTCTGCTACGGCTGTTCGGGAAGGCCGTCGAGCTGGCGTTCACCGTGGTACCCGACGAGATCCGACTGCACCCGCGGGCGATCTCGGCCTATCGCCGTGCCGCCGGGAGCATTCCCGAGGACGCGCCGTTGGTGGAGGCGCCCGGGTTCATGGCCCCGCCCGCGGACCGTAAGGGCATGGCGATGCACTACCAGCCGAAGCAGCAACCGTCCAGGCCGAAGTCGCTGCTGGACCGCGCGGGCTCGCTGGTCCACACCACCTTCTCGCTGGCGGGTCTGTCCCGGCCGGCAGCCAAACGAAAGGTCGCTTGACACGATGCTGGAATGGTCTGACGTCGACATCGCCGTGCGCGACGCGGTGCGCGAGTTCGTCGACAAGGAGATCCGGCCGCATATCGACGCGCTGGAAAGCGGCGATATGGAGCCCTACCCCATCGTCCGCAAGCTGTTCAGCGCGTTCGGTATCGATGTGATGGCCCGAGAGGCGTTGGAGCGCAGGCTGTCCCGGCTGCGCGATGGCGGTGATGCCGGTGCGGGTAAATCGTCGGGCGGCATGTTCGGGGGCGGACCCGACCAGGCCGGGATGGGTTTCGTGCTGATCAGCGAGCTGTGCCGGGTGTCCATGGGCCTGGTCACCGGGATGGGTGTCAGTCTGGGCCTGACGGTGCCGACCATCCAGAGCCGCGGCACCCTCGCCCAGCAGGAACGCTGGCTGCCCGGCCTGGTGACCTACGAGAAGATCGGCGCCTGGGCCATCACCGAACCGGATTCCGGTTCGGATGCGTTCGGCGGCATGAAGTCCTATGTGACCCGTGACGGCGACGAGTATGTGCTCAACGGGCAGAAGACCTTCATCACCAACGGACCCGACGCCGACGTCGTGGTCGTCTACGCCAAGCTCGACGAACGCGCCGGCGGGCAAGAGCGAAGCGACCGGGGGAATGAACCTGTCGACAGACGCGACCGCAAGGTGCTGACCTTCGTCCTGGACCGCGGCATGGACGGCTTCGTCCAGTCGAAACCGTTCCACAAGATGGGCATTCACAGCTCACGCACCGGCGAGCTGTTCTTCAACAACGTCCGGCTGGGCCGTGACCGCCTGCTCGGCGAGACCGAGAACAACGCCTCCGGCGACGGCCGGGACAGCGCCCGGTCCAGCTTCTCCGCCGAACGGATCGGCGTGGCCGCGATGTCTCTCGGCGTCATCGAGGAATGCCTGCGGCTGTCGGTGGACTACGCCAAGAACCGGGTGTTGTGGGGCAAGGAAATCGGCCAGTTCCAGTTGATCCAGCTCAAGCTGGCCACCATGGAGGTGGCCCGGATGAACGTGCGCAACATGCTGTTCCGGGTCATCGAATCCGCGCAGACCGGCTCACCGATCTCGCTGGCCGAGGCCTCGGCGATCAAATGGTACTGCTCGCAGGCGGCCACCGATGTGGCGATGGAGGCCGTGCAACTCTTCGGCGGCAACGGCTACATGACCGAGTACCGGGTCGAGCAGCTCGCCCGTGACGCCAAATCGCTGATGATCTACGCCGGAAGCAACGAGGTGCAGATCACGCACGTGGCGCGGGGGCTACTGAGCTGACAGCGCCTGCGCGCTCTCATAGAGGCAGATGGCGGCCGCCGCAGCCACATTGAGGCTCTCGGCACTGCCGCGCATGGGGATGGTCACCTGCGCGTCGGCGGCCGCGGCGACCGCGGGTGCCAGGCCGTGCGCCTCCGAACCCAGCAGCCAGGCCGTGGGCAGGCTCAGATCGACCGAAGGCAGCGGAGTCTCGCCCTCCAGGGTGGTGGCCAGCACCTGCAGACCCGCACTCCGCAGTGCGGCAATGAGTTCGGGCGTATCCGGGACCTGGACCACAGGCAGCCCGAAGATGCTGCCCGCCGAGGCCCGCAGGCATTTCGCGTTGTAGGGGTCGACGCTGTCACCGGTGAGGATCAGCGCATCGGCGCCCATGGCGTCGGCGAGCCGGATCAGCGTGCCCGCGTTGCCGGGATCGGAGGTCTCGACCGCGACGGCCACCAGCCGCGGCGCCGCCAGCACCTCGGACAGGGCGACCTCGGGGATCTCGCACACCGCGATCAACCCGACCGGAGTCACGGTGTCCGACAAGGCCTTTGCCGCCCGTTCGGTCACCTCGTGCACCGGGGCGCCGGCGAGCAGATCCGCGAACCGGGCGTGCGCGTCCTCGGTGGCGAAGACCTCCTCGACGAGACCACGCCGCAGCGCTGCCTCGACCAGGTTGGGACCTTCGGCGAGGAAGCGTGCGGCGTGGCGACGTCCGCCGGGACGCTGCAGCTTGATCGCTGCAGCTACCCGATTGGACTTCTCGGTGAGGGGTGTCAGGCGGCTTCGCCCGACGGCGCGTTGACATCCTCGGGCAGGGCCGCCTTGGCAACCTCGACCAGAGCGGTGAACGCGGCCGGATCGCTGATCGCGATCTCCGACAGGTTCTTACGGTCCACCTCGACGCCGGCCAGCTTGAGGCCCTGGATCAGGCGGTTGTAGGTGACGCCGTTGGCGCGGGCCGCAGCATTGATCCGGGAGATCCACAGCTTGCGGAAATCGCCCTTGCGGGCCTTGCGGTCCCGGTAGGCGTAGGTCAAGGAGTGCAGCTGCTGCTCTTTGGCCTTGCGGTAGAGGCGTGACCGCTGGCCGCGGTAGCCCTTGGAAGCCTTGAGTACTGTGCGCCGCTTCTTTTGAGCGTTGACTGCGCGCTTCACGCGTGCCATGAGGGTGTTCCTATTCTTGCGGGGAAAGTCTGGAGGGAGGAAGCGGCTTTTCGGCCGTTCGACCGATTTAGCCGTTCAGCATCTTCTTGACGCGGGCGGTGTCGTTGGCGGCAACGGTGACGCGGCCGTCCAGGCGACGGGTGTGCTTGCTCGCCTTGTGCTCGAAGAAGGTGGCGCTTGCCGGCCTTCTGCCGGACGACCTTGCCGCTTCCGGTGACGCGGAAGCGCTTGGATGCGCCGCTGTGGGTCTTTGCCTTGGGCATGTGTCCTCAGTTCTTGTGGTGGATCAGTTCTGCGTGGGCTCGGTGGGCTGACTCGGTTCGGCCGGTGCAGCAGGTGCCGCCGGTGCCGCCGCCTCGCCGCCGGAACGCGGCGTCGGGGCATCGGCATCGTGCGCCGCCTTGGCGCGGGTCTTCGCGCCACGGTGCGGTGCCAGCACCATCGTCATGTTGCGGCCGTCCTGCTTGGCGGAGGTCTCGACGAAGCCGTAGTCAGCCACGTCGGCGCCGAGACGCTGCAGCAGTCGGTAGCCCAGTTCGGGCCGGGACTGCTCGCGACCGCGGAACATGATGGTGACCTTGACCTTCGACCCGGCTTCCAGGAAGCGGACCACATGGCCCTTCTTCGTCTGGTAGTCGTGGTCGTCGATCTTCGGCCGAAGCTTCTGTTCCTTGACGACGGTCTGCTGCTGGTTCTTGCGAGACTCGCGCTCCTTGAGTGCCGTCTCGTACTTGAACTTGCCGTAGTCCATGATCTTGCACACCGGTGGTTTGGCGTCTGGGGCTACTTCGACAAGGTCGAGATCGGCGTCGACGGCGACGCGGAGAGCATCTTCGATGCGGACAATGCCTACCTGCTCACCATTCGGTCCGATCAGGCGGACTTCTGGTACGCGGATGCGCTCGTTGATGCGGGTCTCAGTGCTGATGGGGCCTCCTACGTTGTCTGCTCGTGCCACGACCGCTTGGAGCGCCGGGCCAGCAGGGAGAGACCACACCACCAGCATTCCGCTCCGGAGAGCAGAAAGGCCCTGCATACAGCAGGGCCCGATGCCGACCGATCACGGCTTACGCCGTCTGCGCATGCGCAGAACAGGACATCCGCGGATGCCTGTGATCGGACCGCTGGACCGGTATGGTCAGCGGTGGGAGCGGGACTCCACTTACTGTCCCTGGCGTTCGCCGGGACGGTCGATCGTGCAAGTCTAACAGGCATGACCGATGATCCGAAAACTCCTTCCGGCGCAGACCCGCAGGTTAGGGAGCTCGCCGAGATTCCTGCCGTCGAGGTGATCACCCGCTCGGCCGTGATGCTGATGAGTGCGGCGGCGGAGAAGATCGGCCTGGGGGCCGAGGACCCCGACGACAGTCCGCACCGCGATCTCGACGAGGCCCGCCGTCTCATCACCGCGCTCGCCGGGCTGGTCACCGCGTCCGCCGAATACCTGGGCCTGCACGCCGGGCCGCTGCGCGACGGACTGAAGAGCCTGCAGCTGGCGTTCCGGGAGGCCAGCGCGGCACCCGAGGAACCCGGCCAGGGCCCCGGTGAGAAGTTCACCGGTCCGGTCTGGTGATCCGGGCCGACACCCAGGCATCGTAGAAGCACCCATTTCGGCCGCTTAGGGCATATTCTCGCGCCCTATGACGGCCACCGCAGTCCCCCATCCGTCGACGACCCGGCGACCGTCTGGATTCTCGTGGGTTCCGACCGCCGCGGGCTGGATCGTCGGGGTCATCGCCACGCTGTCGTTGGTGGCGAGCATCTCCCCGTTCGTCCGGTCCGCGATCCGGGTGCCCCGCGAGTTCGTCAACGACTACATCTTCAACTTCCCCGACACCAGCTTCGCCTGGGCGACGGTGCTCGCGCTGCTGGCCGCCGCGCTGGCCGCCCGCAAGAGCATCGCCTGGTGGATTCTGGTGTTCT
It includes:
- a CDS encoding adenylate/guanylate cyclase domain-containing protein encodes the protein MDVESFEERSARTGEIEHSEAPYRQPGPLGWLSATNHNANVIAMIRRARRALPGDPEFGDPLSAAGEGGPRAAARAADRLLEREAVSREVSLGALQVWQALTERVSGRPANREMTLVFTDLVGFSAWSLDAGDDATLRLLRRVAQVMEPPLLAEGGHIVKRMGDGAMAVFRDPETAVRAVLVALEAVSNVEVDGYTPRMRAGIHTGHPQRIGSDWLGVDVNIAARVMERATRGGLVISHPTLERITENGDLAALGVTVKKVRRQLFAAKPSGVPEDLQMYWVKPIPQAGGAERFDEDAEGA
- a CDS encoding FadR/GntR family transcriptional regulator, whose amino-acid sequence is MRDRPRAGALHGSLLAALGTAIVSGQYPPGRVLTLDGVSAEHEMSRSVAREVIRVLESMGLVESRRRVGITVQPAEKWNVFDPEVIRWRLDVGDRAAQLASLSELRVGFEPAAAALAARRATPHQCRIMAAAVSDMVVHGRSGDLDAYLLADKMFHQALLEASGNEMFRALNGVVAELLTGRTHHGMMPERPNLAAIALHDEVARAIRMGEEKLAEQAMRAIIDEAAAAVADESAR
- a CDS encoding gluconokinase, which encodes MATPIVVMGVSGSGKSTVGAALAQRLRVPFADADDFHPPANIAKMSAGHPLDDDDRRPWLDSIGEWLASHGDGGVMSCSALKRSYRDQLRRHCAVIDFLHLEGSLETIGRRQASRPGHFMPAALLASQFETLEPLESDEHGVAIGVDQSIDSIIESYVTTTTARSTEEDR
- a CDS encoding GntP family permease, which encodes MEAIDPAYGTTTLLLIAAGAVALLLFLIIKVKLHAFVALVLVSALTALAAGIPVADVPSALSFGFSNTLGSVALLVGFGVMIGRLLEITGGAQVLADTLIGRFGEKRAPLALGVAALLFGFPIFFDAGLVVFLPIIMTVARRFGGSMLLYAFPAAGAFAAMHALVPPHPGPVAAAELLGANIGLTLIVGAPVAVASWYVGAYLVSQAIGRRVHVDIPASLFGEINGGRDIAADTEDGAPSTAGTTGTATRTVPSFATVLGILLLPFVLISFNTVVNTLMTAGVIEEGATWAEYLKLLGTTSIALLITVIVATLVLGLRGRSMADVSDILDNALGPICAIILITGAGGMFGGVLRLSGIGDALSSSLSNLGISLILQAFLISTLLRVAQGSATVALTTTAGLLSAAVAAADLSSLQLTALVMAIAAGATVLSHVNDSGFWLVSRFFGMDVKTTLKTWTVMETTLGLSAFAISLGLWAIA
- a CDS encoding oxygenase MpaB family protein yields the protein MTAAPQDSTPSIEHAAIPLGPDSLTWKYFGDLRTGLLGVWIGSIQNMYPELGAGVEDHSILLREPLQRVARSVYPIMGVVYDGDRAAETGAQIKGFHHDIKGVDGQGRRYHALNPATFYWAHATFFMLIIKTADYFCGGLTEAEKHQLFDEHVQWYRMYGMSMRPVPESWEDFLVYWDHKCREELEINRATLDIFTIRIPKPWFVLMPTGVWDQLFRPMVGAQRWVAAGVFDAPVREKAGMHWTPGDEILLRLFGKAVELAFTVVPDEIRLHPRAISAYRRAAGSIPEDAPLVEAPGFMAPPADRKGMAMHYQPKQQPSRPKSLLDRAGSLVHTTFSLAGLSRPAAKRKVA
- a CDS encoding acyl-CoA dehydrogenase family protein; the protein is MLEWSDVDIAVRDAVREFVDKEIRPHIDALESGDMEPYPIVRKLFSAFGIDVMAREALERRLSRLRDGGDAGAGKSSGGMFGGGPDQAGMGFVLISELCRVSMGLVTGMGVSLGLTVPTIQSRGTLAQQERWLPGLVTYEKIGAWAITEPDSGSDAFGGMKSYVTRDGDEYVLNGQKTFITNGPDADVVVVYAKLDERAGGQERSDRGNEPVDRRDRKVLTFVLDRGMDGFVQSKPFHKMGIHSSRTGELFFNNVRLGRDRLLGETENNASGDGRDSARSSFSAERIGVAAMSLGVIEECLRLSVDYAKNRVLWGKEIGQFQLIQLKLATMEVARMNVRNMLFRVIESAQTGSPISLAEASAIKWYCSQAATDVAMEAVQLFGGNGYMTEYRVEQLARDAKSLMIYAGSNEVQITHVARGLLS
- a CDS encoding RNA methyltransferase, which encodes MTPLTEKSNRVAAAIKLQRPGGRRHAARFLAEGPNLVEAALRRGLVEEVFATEDAHARFADLLAGAPVHEVTERAAKALSDTVTPVGLIAVCEIPEVALSEVLAAPRLVAVAVETSDPGNAGTLIRLADAMGADALILTGDSVDPYNAKCLRASAGSIFGLPVVQVPDTPELIAALRSAGLQVLATTLEGETPLPSVDLSLPTAWLLGSEAHGLAPAVAAAADAQVTIPMRGSAESLNVAAAAAICLYESAQALSAQ
- the rplT gene encoding 50S ribosomal protein L20 — protein: MARVKRAVNAQKKRRTVLKASKGYRGQRSRLYRKAKEQQLHSLTYAYRDRKARKGDFRKLWISRINAAARANGVTYNRLIQGLKLAGVEVDRKNLSEIAISDPAAFTALVEVAKAALPEDVNAPSGEAA
- the infC gene encoding translation initiation factor IF-3; this encodes MSTETRINERIRVPEVRLIGPNGEQVGIVRIEDALRVAVDADLDLVEVAPDAKPPVCKIMDYGKFKYETALKERESRKNQQQTVVKEQKLRPKIDDHDYQTKKGHVVRFLEAGSKVKVTIMFRGREQSRPELGYRLLQRLGADVADYGFVETSAKQDGRNMTMVLAPHRGAKTRAKAAHDADAPTPRSGGEAAAPAAPAAPAEPSQPTEPTQN
- a CDS encoding DUF1844 domain-containing protein gives rise to the protein MTDDPKTPSGADPQVRELAEIPAVEVITRSAVMLMSAAAEKIGLGAEDPDDSPHRDLDEARRLITALAGLVTASAEYLGLHAGPLRDGLKSLQLAFREASAAPEEPGQGPGEKFTGPVW